One window of the Staphylococcus equorum genome contains the following:
- a CDS encoding transcriptional regulator: MDYDLKIYNNKTSNFKCLRTNHFLNIYFIFDGAITILKNNDFQHYRTGDIFYIHDYECINDINFEGTLLCLSINNYYYYKILNKYAQNEHNIIDEDSPDLKTLYNDVILSMLNQSNTKDIERKLLYLIKATYLNTINTTPRSKSEQNFKHILIRDVIQYINNNCERKLICQDIAHQFFVNNSFLSREFSALMCCTLSNYIIASKIHFSVCVLLNGDSLDFVWRQYHFHSLKDYIYHFQAIKGVSPYGFNNKQPIIEGSKKFKIIQQRTNNLMW; the protein is encoded by the coding sequence ATGGATTATGATTTAAAGATATATAATAATAAAACATCCAATTTTAAATGTTTACGTACTAACCATTTTTTAAATATCTATTTCATTTTTGATGGAGCAATTACAATACTAAAAAATAACGACTTTCAACATTATCGTACAGGAGATATATTTTATATTCATGACTATGAATGTATTAATGATATCAACTTTGAAGGCACGTTATTATGTCTATCTATAAATAATTACTATTATTATAAAATTTTGAATAAGTATGCTCAAAATGAACATAATATAATAGATGAAGATAGTCCCGATTTAAAAACACTTTATAACGACGTCATTTTATCAATGTTAAATCAATCAAACACTAAAGATATAGAACGAAAATTATTATATTTAATTAAAGCGACTTATCTTAATACCATAAATACAACTCCTCGCTCTAAATCTGAACAGAATTTTAAACATATATTGATTAGAGACGTTATTCAATATATTAATAACAACTGTGAAAGAAAATTAATTTGCCAAGATATTGCGCATCAATTTTTTGTGAATAATAGCTTTTTATCGCGTGAATTTTCAGCACTTATGTGTTGTACCTTATCAAACTACATTATTGCTTCAAAAATTCACTTTTCAGTATGTGTTTTATTAAATGGTGATAGTTTAGATTTTGTATGGAGACAGTATCACTTCCATTCACTTAAAGATTATATATATCATTTCCAAGCAATCAAAGGTGTAAGCCCTTATGGATTTAATAATAAACAACCTATTATAGAAGGTAGTAAAAAATTCAAAATAATACAACAAAGAACAAATAACTTAATGTGGTGA
- a CDS encoding MarR family transcriptional regulator, with translation MNIITYEEKRKLIKKVVKQNLNLTFAEIIILDKLLYINKESIEAVELKRLLYSHNTPISIQINNLIELGLLKKSRDAYDERCIHLHNIDLPKIKSILDQYHTIVTSILKPSNSK, from the coding sequence ATGAATATAATAACTTACGAAGAAAAGAGAAAATTAATTAAAAAAGTAGTAAAACAAAATTTGAACCTTACATTTGCTGAAATAATTATATTGGATAAATTACTTTATATTAACAAAGAAAGTATTGAAGCGGTAGAACTCAAAAGGTTGTTGTATAGTCACAACACACCCATTTCAATACAAATCAACAATCTCATTGAGCTAGGGCTATTAAAAAAATCTAGAGATGCATATGATGAGCGTTGCATTCATTTACACAATATCGACCTACCTAAAATAAAGTCGATTTTAGATCAATATCATACAATCGTAACTTCTATTTTAAAGCCATCAAACTCAAAATAG
- a CDS encoding NADPH-dependent FMN reductase produces MKGLIIVGSAKLGSHTTALSQYLKGHFEEHDFEVEIFDLAEHPIHQLDVSGASSPSETYKNNLSTLQAKAREADFFVLGSPNYHGSYSGILKNALDHLTMDDFKMKPVGLIGNSGGIVSSEPLSHLRLIVRTLLGIAVPTQIATHDTDYKKLDDGTLYLDNEEFQLRARLFVDQIISFVKNSPYEHLK; encoded by the coding sequence ATGAAAGGTTTAATCATTGTAGGGAGTGCGAAATTAGGTTCACATACAACAGCGCTATCCCAATATTTAAAAGGGCATTTTGAAGAACATGATTTTGAAGTTGAAATTTTTGATCTTGCAGAACATCCAATTCACCAACTTGATGTTTCAGGTGCTTCTAGTCCAAGTGAAACATATAAAAATAATTTAAGTACATTACAAGCTAAAGCAAGAGAAGCGGACTTTTTCGTCTTAGGATCTCCGAATTATCATGGTTCATACTCTGGTATTTTAAAAAATGCTTTAGATCATTTAACTATGGATGATTTCAAAATGAAACCTGTAGGCCTTATTGGTAATAGTGGAGGCATCGTAAGTTCAGAACCGCTATCACATTTACGTTTAATTGTACGTACATTATTAGGTATTGCAGTACCAACACAAATTGCTACGCATGATACAGATTATAAAAAATTAGACGATGGTACATTATATTTAGATAATGAAGAATTCCAATTACGTGCTAGATTATTTGTAGATCAAATCATTTCTTTTGTTAAAAATAGTCCTTATGAACATTTAAAATAA
- a CDS encoding Cof-type HAD-IIB family hydrolase has protein sequence MIKLIATDMDGTLLNAAHEISEENIKAIQYAQSQGITVVIATGRAFYEANSPVNQTDLKVPYICLNGAEVRDESFNIMSTSKLNRELINRITTEMDKEDIYYQVYTNLGIYTENPQRDLEIYIDIAERAGQKADVEKIKAGIQKRIDNGTLKVVDNYDKIEDTPGEIVMKILAFDSDLEKIDRASEKLAQSESLAISSSSRGNIEITHSDAQKGIALETIAERLNIDMENVMAIGDNMNDISMLERAGYSVAMDNATPEVKAVSKYATDTNEQSGVGKAIMKLLKENNEI, from the coding sequence ATGATAAAATTAATTGCAACAGATATGGATGGTACATTATTAAATGCGGCACATGAGATATCAGAAGAGAATATTAAGGCGATTCAATATGCACAATCGCAAGGCATAACAGTAGTTATTGCTACGGGACGTGCTTTTTATGAAGCCAATTCACCTGTAAATCAAACAGATTTGAAAGTGCCTTACATCTGTTTAAATGGTGCAGAAGTGAGAGATGAATCTTTTAATATCATGAGTACATCTAAATTGAATCGTGAGTTAATTAATAGAATTACAACTGAGATGGATAAGGAAGATATTTATTATCAAGTTTATACAAACTTAGGTATCTACACTGAAAACCCTCAACGTGATTTAGAAATATATATAGATATTGCAGAACGAGCTGGTCAAAAAGCAGACGTAGAAAAAATTAAAGCTGGTATTCAAAAACGAATTGATAATGGTACTTTAAAAGTTGTAGATAATTATGACAAGATTGAAGATACCCCTGGAGAAATCGTTATGAAAATCCTTGCTTTTGACAGTGATTTAGAAAAAATTGACCGTGCAAGTGAGAAACTAGCACAATCAGAAAGTCTTGCAATTTCTTCTTCTTCAAGAGGCAATATTGAAATTACACACTCAGATGCACAAAAAGGCATCGCGTTAGAAACGATTGCAGAGCGTCTTAATATAGATATGGAAAATGTTATGGCAATAGGTGATAATATGAATGATATTTCTATGCTAGAGCGTGCTGGTTACTCTGTAGCGATGGATAACGCAACGCCTGAAGTAAAAGCAGTGTCTAAGTATGCTACAGACACAAATGAGCAAAGTGGCGTCGGAAAAGCGATTATGAAATTGCTCAAAGAAAATAATGAAATTTAG
- the tadA gene encoding tRNA adenosine(34) deaminase TadA, with amino-acid sequence MTTDQDFMKIAIEEAKKAGDIGEVPIGAVIVRDNEVIARAHNLRESSQDPTAHAEHLAIQKAAAVVGSWRLENCRLYVTLEPCVMCAGTIVMSRIPYVIYGAKDPKGGCAGSLMDLLQEPRFNHRSTVHTGVLEEACSQLLKTFFKNLRKNKKIIQTADNTNH; translated from the coding sequence ATGACAACTGACCAAGATTTTATGAAAATTGCGATTGAAGAAGCAAAAAAAGCAGGGGATATTGGTGAAGTGCCTATTGGTGCTGTCATTGTTCGAGATAATGAAGTGATTGCAAGAGCACACAATTTGCGAGAATCATCACAAGACCCAACTGCACACGCTGAGCATCTTGCAATTCAGAAAGCTGCTGCTGTCGTCGGTAGTTGGCGCTTAGAAAACTGCCGACTTTATGTCACGCTAGAACCATGCGTGATGTGTGCTGGAACGATTGTAATGAGCCGTATTCCGTATGTGATTTATGGAGCCAAAGATCCCAAAGGTGGCTGTGCAGGTAGTCTCATGGACCTGTTACAAGAACCAAGATTTAATCATCGGTCAACGGTTCATACAGGTGTATTAGAAGAAGCATGTAGCCAATTATTAAAAACATTTTTTAAAAATTTAAGAAAAAATAAAAAAATCATACAAACAGCCGATAATACAAATCACTAA
- a CDS encoding deoxynucleoside kinase — translation MKKQFIAVEGPIGVGKSSLAHKLSQTYNYYEEKEIVNENPFLSDFYEDISKWSFQTEMFFLCNRYKQFQDLVSNESGIVSDYHIYKNKIFAHNTLTSAEYSKFSRIYDILTEDLEMPNIIIFLDAELETLKDRIALRNRSFEHQIEDDYLLNLKRDYNAYYNSLKADGERVIRIDTTRLDFVKHNDDYNYILELVKPLIGGQMHE, via the coding sequence ATGAAAAAACAATTTATTGCTGTTGAAGGCCCGATTGGTGTCGGAAAGTCTTCTTTAGCGCACAAACTTAGTCAAACTTACAATTACTATGAAGAAAAAGAAATTGTAAATGAAAATCCTTTTTTATCAGATTTCTATGAAGATATTTCTAAATGGAGTTTCCAAACAGAAATGTTCTTTTTATGTAATCGTTACAAACAATTCCAAGATCTTGTTTCAAATGAAAGTGGTATCGTTAGTGATTATCACATTTATAAAAATAAAATTTTCGCACATAATACCTTAACGAGTGCCGAATACAGTAAATTCTCAAGAATTTATGATATTTTAACTGAAGATCTGGAAATGCCCAATATTATCATCTTTTTAGATGCAGAATTAGAAACTTTAAAGGACCGTATAGCACTACGTAACCGCAGTTTTGAACATCAAATTGAGGATGACTACCTACTTAATTTAAAGCGTGATTATAATGCCTATTATAATTCGTTAAAAGCTGACGGAGAACGCGTCATTCGCATCGACACGACACGCCTTGATTTTGTTAAACACAATGATGACTATAATTATATTTTAGAATTAGTGAAGCCACTGATTGGAGGACAAATGCATGAATAA
- a CDS encoding deoxynucleoside kinase — protein MNKYGIPQDAVITIAGTVGVGKSTLTKALAERLNFRTSFENVDHNPYLDKFYNDFERWSFHLQIYFLAERFKEQKRMFEYGGGFIQDRSIYEDVDIFAKMHEEQGTMSPEDFETYSELFNAMVMTPYFPKPDVLIYLECDYDEVIDRIKQRGRQMEMETDPEYWQKLFKRYDDWISEFNACPVVRVNINEYDLHEDPDSLNPVIDKIRHIIETHRKVDQR, from the coding sequence ATGAATAAATACGGTATCCCTCAAGATGCTGTGATTACTATCGCTGGTACTGTAGGCGTAGGAAAATCAACATTAACAAAAGCTTTAGCCGAACGCCTGAATTTTAGAACTTCATTTGAAAACGTGGACCATAACCCTTACCTCGATAAGTTTTACAACGACTTTGAGCGTTGGAGTTTCCACTTACAAATTTATTTCTTAGCTGAACGTTTTAAAGAACAAAAACGCATGTTTGAATATGGCGGTGGTTTCATCCAAGACCGTTCGATTTACGAAGATGTCGACATTTTCGCTAAAATGCATGAAGAACAAGGTACAATGAGCCCAGAAGACTTTGAAACATATTCAGAATTATTTAACGCCATGGTCATGACGCCTTATTTCCCTAAACCAGATGTATTGATTTATTTAGAATGTGATTACGATGAAGTCATTGATCGCATTAAACAGCGTGGTCGCCAGATGGAAATGGAAACTGACCCAGAATATTGGCAAAAACTATTCAAACGTTACGACGACTGGATAAGCGAATTTAACGCATGTCCTGTTGTACGTGTGAATATTAATGAATATGATTTACATGAAGATCCAGACTCATTAAACCCAGTCATTGATAAGATTCGTCATATTATTGAGACACATCGTAAAGTAGATCAACGCTAA
- a CDS encoding HAD family hydrolase: protein MKWILFDKDGTLIYFDGSWMKIGLQLVDDFMEAYKDDIHDIDAAYKHLGIVDGEIQPGTIMASGALEEMVKALCDIAGQDVSKWAQKRSQTLVDNRVPENVLVEGIYETLETLQNQGYKMGIVTSDSKKGVEQFLEVTQFDHFFDVVISTEANAVEKPNPEVLNPLFNNYDVSPQDVIIVGDTANDIQTGVNAKLGLKIAVLTGVGLEQELNKADHIVDNANDVLGILNQYA from the coding sequence ATGAAATGGATTTTATTTGATAAAGATGGCACGTTAATATATTTTGACGGTAGTTGGATGAAGATTGGCTTACAACTCGTCGACGATTTTATGGAAGCATACAAGGACGATATACATGATATAGATGCAGCATATAAGCATTTAGGTATCGTAGATGGAGAAATTCAACCTGGCACAATAATGGCTTCAGGCGCTTTAGAAGAAATGGTCAAAGCGTTATGTGATATTGCTGGTCAGGACGTTTCGAAGTGGGCACAAAAAAGGAGCCAAACACTTGTTGATAATAGAGTGCCAGAAAATGTTCTGGTAGAAGGTATTTATGAAACGTTGGAGACGCTACAAAACCAAGGTTATAAAATGGGTATAGTAACAAGTGATTCTAAAAAAGGCGTAGAACAATTTTTAGAAGTAACTCAATTTGATCATTTCTTTGATGTAGTCATATCTACGGAGGCTAATGCAGTTGAAAAGCCTAATCCAGAAGTGCTTAATCCCTTGTTTAACAACTACGACGTATCACCACAAGATGTAATCATCGTGGGTGATACCGCCAATGATATACAAACAGGTGTAAATGCTAAGTTAGGCCTTAAGATTGCTGTACTAACGGGCGTAGGATTAGAACAAGAACTTAATAAAGCTGACCATATTGTAGATAACGCGAATGACGTTCTAGGAATATTAAATCAATATGCGTAG
- a CDS encoding Nramp family divalent metal transporter — protein MFNEEIFKVKKSLEEINGKVSFDSEANGIKKLIMYLGPGLLVAVGYMDPGNWITSMAGGAQFGYTLLFIILLSSLSAMLLQSMCARLGIASGMDLAQVTKHISNKPLSIAAWIVTELAIMATDIAEVIGSAIALNLLFDIPLVVGVTITVLDVLLLLVIIKFGFRKIEAIVGVLIFTVLFIFVFEVYFASPEWSAVLGGFIPSTEIATNNGVLYIALGIIGATIMPHNLYLHSSIVQSRNYIRESKAKKKEAIKYAIIDSHIQLSIAFIINCLILILGAALFFGNGEDLGRFYDLYNALRESDFAGAIGGAVMSTLFAIALLASGQNSTITGTLSGQIVMEGFLNIRIPQWARRLVTRLIAVVPVFICLWLYGSSTSKIEDLLIFTQVFLSIALPFSIIPLTLATNNPKIMGKEFTNKTWVNIIAWILTIILSILNIYLIIETFNEFL, from the coding sequence ATGTTCAATGAGGAGATTTTTAAAGTGAAGAAAAGTTTAGAAGAAATAAATGGAAAAGTTTCTTTTGATAGCGAAGCAAATGGTATCAAGAAACTAATAATGTATCTAGGCCCTGGCCTTCTTGTTGCCGTAGGCTATATGGATCCAGGTAATTGGATTACTTCAATGGCAGGAGGAGCACAATTTGGATATACATTATTATTTATAATATTATTATCGAGCTTATCAGCCATGTTACTTCAAAGTATGTGCGCTCGTTTAGGTATTGCGAGTGGTATGGACTTAGCTCAAGTAACTAAACACATAAGTAATAAGCCGTTGTCGATAGCAGCTTGGATTGTTACAGAGTTAGCAATTATGGCTACAGATATTGCAGAGGTCATTGGTAGTGCGATAGCATTAAATCTACTTTTTGATATACCTTTAGTAGTGGGAGTAACTATTACTGTATTAGATGTTTTACTTTTACTAGTAATTATTAAATTTGGCTTTAGAAAGATTGAAGCTATCGTAGGTGTATTAATTTTTACAGTTCTTTTTATCTTTGTATTTGAAGTTTACTTTGCTTCTCCAGAATGGAGTGCTGTTTTAGGTGGCTTTATTCCAAGTACAGAAATAGCTACTAACAATGGTGTGTTATACATAGCTTTAGGTATCATTGGTGCGACAATCATGCCTCATAATTTGTATTTGCATTCTTCAATTGTTCAATCACGTAACTACATACGTGAAAGTAAAGCTAAGAAAAAAGAGGCTATTAAATACGCTATTATTGATTCACATATACAACTTTCAATTGCGTTTATTATTAATTGTTTGATTTTAATATTAGGTGCCGCTCTATTCTTTGGTAATGGTGAAGACTTAGGACGATTTTATGATTTATATAATGCTTTACGAGAATCGGATTTTGCAGGAGCTATAGGTGGTGCTGTTATGAGTACATTATTTGCCATAGCTTTGCTAGCTTCAGGGCAAAATTCAACCATTACGGGCACATTATCAGGACAAATTGTCATGGAAGGGTTTTTAAATATAAGAATTCCTCAATGGGCAAGAAGATTAGTCACTAGACTAATCGCTGTGGTTCCTGTATTCATCTGTTTATGGTTATATGGTTCAAGTACTTCTAAAATTGAGGATCTATTAATTTTCACACAAGTGTTTTTAAGTATTGCATTACCCTTTAGTATTATTCCTTTAACGTTAGCAACCAATAACCCTAAAATAATGGGAAAAGAATTTACAAATAAAACATGGGTTAATATTATTGCTTGGATTTTAACAATCATATTAAGTATATTGAATATATATCTAATTATAGAAACATTTAATGAGTTTTTATAA
- a CDS encoding SDR family oxidoreductase: MGKFNSLEDKVVVIAGGAKNLGGLLSTTYAKDGAKLVIHYHDEKSLDDAKATLSKVEELGGEGTLFSGDLTKVSNVQALFQHAEETFGKVDIAINTVGKVLKKPISETTEEEFDSMADINAKSAYFFIKYAEKSMNDNGKIITLATALLAAYTGFYSTYAGGKAPVEHYTRAASSEFMDRGISVNAVAPGPMDTPFFYPQEGEDAVAFHKSQALHNQLTNIEDIAPIITFLTLDGWWINGQTLFANGGYTTR, from the coding sequence ATGGGTAAATTTAATAGTTTAGAAGACAAAGTTGTAGTTATTGCTGGTGGTGCTAAGAACCTTGGTGGCTTATTAAGTACTACTTACGCTAAAGATGGGGCTAAATTAGTAATCCATTATCATGATGAAAAGTCTTTAGATGATGCTAAAGCTACACTTTCAAAAGTTGAAGAGTTAGGTGGAGAAGGTACATTATTTTCTGGTGATTTAACTAAGGTTAGTAATGTCCAAGCTTTATTTCAACATGCTGAAGAGACGTTTGGAAAAGTTGATATTGCAATAAATACAGTAGGAAAAGTACTTAAAAAACCTATTTCAGAAACGACTGAAGAAGAGTTCGATAGTATGGCAGATATCAATGCAAAGTCAGCTTATTTCTTTATTAAATATGCTGAAAAGTCTATGAATGATAATGGTAAGATTATCACTCTAGCCACTGCATTACTTGCTGCTTATACAGGATTTTATTCAACTTACGCTGGAGGAAAAGCGCCTGTCGAGCATTATACACGCGCAGCATCATCAGAGTTTATGGATAGAGGCATTTCTGTTAATGCGGTGGCACCTGGACCAATGGACACACCTTTCTTCTATCCTCAAGAAGGCGAAGATGCTGTGGCATTCCATAAATCCCAAGCACTTCATAATCAACTTACAAATATAGAAGACATCGCGCCAATTATTACTTTCTTAACTTTAGATGGTTGGTGGATAAATGGACAAACATTATTTGCAAATGGCGGTTATACGACACGCTAG
- a CDS encoding MerR family transcriptional regulator gives MQVKQVADNLGISEHTIRYYDKAGLFPFVTRNKNGYRDFSVEDLYWIEFIKCMRQTHMPVSKLKEIAELYHQGSSTKMKRKDIFLKHQKNLIEQKRLIDEGLQTLEEKFKLLESE, from the coding sequence ATGCAAGTAAAGCAAGTAGCCGATAATTTAGGCATCAGTGAACATACTATTCGATACTATGACAAAGCAGGGCTTTTTCCATTTGTTACCAGAAATAAGAATGGCTATAGAGATTTTTCAGTAGAAGACCTATATTGGATTGAATTTATAAAATGTATGCGTCAGACACATATGCCTGTATCAAAGTTAAAAGAAATTGCTGAATTGTATCATCAAGGAAGTTCTACTAAAATGAAACGTAAAGATATATTTTTAAAACACCAAAAAAATCTAATAGAACAAAAAAGACTTATAGATGAAGGTCTTCAAACGTTAGAAGAAAAATTTAAGTTGTTAGAAAGCGAATAA
- a CDS encoding NAD-dependent formate dehydrogenase, which translates to MKIVGLFPSDPSGKSENQLLNDRYALGIESFLEDKDHEFVVINSDEEVDQHLEDMEVIISSPFLPAYMDENRIRKASQLKLAITAGVGSDHIDLNAASQNDLTVLEVTGCNTISVAEHTVMDVLILLRNFMEGHRQSYNGEWNLSKVGNHAHDLQHKKIGIFGYGQIGELVAERLQPFDVKVQHYRRSSQENTPYSKYVDFDELVSTSDVIVILSPLTSETDDLFNYDVLSRMKEGSYLVNTARGKIVNKDDLIELVNNNHIQGYAGDVWYPQPAPQDHPWRTMPRNAMTIHYSGMTLEAQKRIEKGVKGFLTNFFNEEAYDEKDVIVSGGTITNSSYKSK; encoded by the coding sequence ATGAAAATCGTTGGATTATTTCCTTCAGATCCTAGTGGAAAAAGCGAAAATCAACTGTTAAATGATAGATATGCATTAGGAATTGAATCGTTTTTAGAAGATAAAGACCATGAATTTGTAGTCATAAATAGCGACGAAGAGGTAGATCAGCATTTAGAAGACATGGAGGTTATTATTAGCTCTCCATTTTTACCAGCTTATATGGACGAAAATAGAATTAGAAAAGCGTCTCAACTTAAATTAGCTATAACAGCTGGCGTTGGTTCTGACCATATAGATTTAAACGCAGCGAGTCAAAATGATCTAACAGTATTAGAAGTTACAGGTTGTAATACAATTAGTGTTGCTGAACATACCGTGATGGATGTTTTAATATTATTACGTAACTTTATGGAAGGTCACCGCCAATCTTACAATGGGGAATGGAATTTATCTAAAGTAGGTAATCATGCGCATGATCTTCAACATAAAAAAATTGGTATTTTTGGATACGGGCAAATTGGAGAGCTAGTAGCTGAAAGATTACAACCGTTTGATGTTAAAGTACAGCATTATAGACGTTCAAGCCAAGAAAATACACCATATTCTAAATATGTTGATTTTGATGAATTAGTTTCCACAAGTGACGTTATTGTAATTTTGTCCCCATTAACTTCAGAAACAGATGATTTATTCAATTACGATGTATTAAGCCGTATGAAAGAAGGTAGTTATTTAGTCAATACAGCACGTGGCAAGATTGTAAATAAAGACGATTTAATAGAGTTAGTAAATAATAACCACATACAGGGTTATGCGGGCGACGTTTGGTATCCACAACCAGCGCCTCAAGACCATCCTTGGAGAACGATGCCACGTAATGCGATGACAATTCATTATTCAGGGATGACATTAGAAGCACAAAAACGTATAGAAAAAGGCGTGAAAGGCTTCTTAACAAACTTTTTTAACGAAGAAGCTTATGATGAAAAAGATGTTATTGTTTCAGGTGGTACAATAACAAATAGTAGTTATAAATCTAAATAA
- a CDS encoding ABC transporter permease: MFLAWNEIKRNKLKFSLIIGVLIMISYLLFLLSGLANGLINMNKEGIDKWEADAIILNKDANQTVEQSIFDKNKLSDKYEEQTTLKQTGVIASNSKQEENALLFGVTADSFLVPNIIEGSNVKNNNEVVADATLKDKGFHVGDQLTLSQSDEELKIVGFSESAKYNASPVLFSNNKTIEKINPKLTNDKTNAIVVKDDKWADKNINNDLEAIKIDDFVENLPGYQAQNLTLNFMITFLFVISATVIGIFLYVITLQKTNLFGVLKAQGFTNSYLAKVVLAQTFILSLIGTLIGLGLTLITSIFLPNAVPVMFDLFTLIVFGLVLILISLIGSLFSVLTIRKIDPLKAIG; this comes from the coding sequence ATGTTTTTAGCTTGGAATGAAATCAAAAGAAATAAATTGAAATTCAGCTTAATTATTGGTGTATTGATTATGATTAGTTATTTACTTTTTTTACTTTCTGGTTTGGCAAATGGTCTTATAAATATGAATAAAGAAGGCATAGACAAATGGGAAGCAGATGCAATTATTCTCAACAAAGATGCAAACCAAACGGTTGAGCAATCTATCTTTGATAAAAATAAATTATCTGATAAATATGAAGAACAGACTACACTTAAACAAACAGGTGTGATTGCTTCTAATAGTAAGCAAGAAGAAAATGCCTTACTATTTGGTGTTACAGCTGATTCCTTTTTAGTACCTAATATTATTGAAGGAAGTAATGTTAAAAACAATAATGAAGTAGTGGCAGATGCTACATTGAAAGATAAAGGGTTTCATGTTGGTGATCAATTAACTTTATCCCAATCAGATGAAGAATTGAAAATAGTAGGTTTTAGTGAAAGTGCTAAATACAATGCCTCTCCTGTCTTATTTTCTAATAACAAGACAATAGAGAAAATCAATCCAAAACTTACAAATGATAAGACAAACGCCATAGTCGTAAAAGACGATAAATGGGCAGATAAAAATATAAATAATGACTTAGAAGCAATAAAAATTGATGATTTTGTAGAAAACTTACCAGGTTATCAAGCTCAAAATCTAACATTAAACTTTATGATTACATTCTTATTTGTCATATCTGCTACTGTAATTGGTATATTTTTATATGTAATAACACTTCAAAAAACAAATTTATTTGGAGTGCTTAAAGCACAAGGTTTCACTAATAGTTATTTAGCAAAAGTAGTATTAGCACAAACTTTTATCCTATCCCTTATTGGAACGTTAATTGGTTTAGGTCTAACACTAATAACAAGCATCTTTTTACCTAATGCTGTACCAGTAATGTTTGATTTATTTACCCTCATTGTATTTGGACTTGTACTTATTTTAATTTCACTAATAGGTAGTTTGTTTTCTGTATTAACAATTAGAAAAATTGATCCATTAAAAGCTATAGGATAG
- a CDS encoding ABC transporter ATP-binding protein, which produces MLEFKDVTKFFQDGDQTIEAVKSTNLKFGKNELIAIVGPSGSGKSTFLTIAGALQTPSSGDVLINNKSVSKMNQKQLARTRMEEIGFILQATNLVPFLNIEQQFKLLKKQKKDILSNESYQSLIGQLGLNDLKRKLPSEISGGQKQRVAIAKALYTNPSIILADEPTASLDTDNAMEVMKILQEQTKNRNKTCIIVTHDERLTAYCDKIYHMNDGILNLK; this is translated from the coding sequence ATGCTAGAATTTAAAGATGTAACTAAATTTTTTCAAGACGGCGATCAAACTATTGAAGCTGTGAAATCAACAAACTTAAAATTTGGTAAAAATGAACTTATTGCTATAGTTGGACCTTCCGGGTCTGGTAAAAGTACTTTTCTAACTATAGCTGGGGCTTTACAAACACCTAGTTCCGGAGACGTTCTTATTAACAATAAGTCGGTGTCTAAAATGAATCAAAAACAATTAGCACGTACTCGAATGGAAGAAATCGGTTTTATTCTACAAGCAACAAACCTAGTCCCTTTTTTAAATATCGAACAACAGTTTAAACTTTTAAAGAAACAAAAAAAAGACATCTTATCTAATGAAAGTTATCAAAGTTTGATTGGACAATTAGGATTAAATGACTTAAAACGTAAATTGCCAAGCGAAATATCTGGTGGACAAAAACAAAGAGTTGCTATCGCAAAGGCTCTCTATACCAATCCTTCTATAATATTAGCAGATGAACCTACGGCTTCGCTCGATACTGATAATGCTATGGAAGTCATGAAAATATTACAAGAACAGACTAAAAATAGAAATAAAACTTGTATTATAGTAACTCATGACGAAAGACTAACTGCTTATTGTGATAAAATTTATCATATGAACGATGGAATACTCAATTTGAAATAA